Proteins encoded together in one Lathyrus oleraceus cultivar Zhongwan6 chromosome 5, CAAS_Psat_ZW6_1.0, whole genome shotgun sequence window:
- the LOC127082405 gene encoding secreted RxLR effector protein 161-like, which yields MDACKDIATPMGSRRYLDHDESGTPIDITKYQACPKESHITVVKRIMQHLKGTSNVGLWYPKGSICNLVGSSDANYAGCKMDRKSTSWACHIFGNALVSWSCKKQESVALSTAEAEYITADSCCA from the exons ATGGATGCTTGCAAAGATATAGCCACTCCAATGGGATCGAGGAGATATCTTGATCATGACGAATCTGGAACTCCAATTGATATCACTAAGTATCAAG CTTGTCCAAAGGAATCTCATATCACTGTTGTGAAGAGAATAATGCAGCATCTCAAAGGAACATCCAATGTCGGCTTATGGTACCCCAAAGGTAGTATATGTAATCTTGTTGGTTCCTCTGATGCAAATTATGCAGGATGTAAGATGGACAGGAAAAGCACGAGTTGGGCATGTCATATTTTTGGAAATGCTCTAGTTTCTTGGTCATGTAAAAAACAAGAAAGTGTGGCTCTCAgcactgcagaagcagaatatatcaCCGCCGATAGTTGTTGTGCATAA